Proteins encoded together in one Pontiella desulfatans window:
- the parS gene encoding type II RES/Xre toxin-antitoxin system antitoxin: MKKPIKYPTAEEAPTDLMVEEPIAIFGRVDSREEVITRIKKGLPTASFEKLREEFGVTAAELAKTLNINMRTLARRKQSGRLDVDESERVYRLARLYQIALNLFEDASLARRWFAAPKDIFGGQTPLNYADTEPGAQEVEKQLRRLEHGVFY; this comes from the coding sequence ATGAAGAAGCCCATAAAATATCCGACAGCGGAAGAGGCTCCGACCGATCTGATGGTCGAAGAACCCATTGCGATTTTCGGCCGGGTTGATAGCCGCGAAGAGGTCATCACCCGCATCAAGAAAGGCCTTCCCACCGCGAGCTTTGAAAAGCTGCGGGAAGAATTCGGGGTGACCGCCGCCGAGCTGGCGAAAACGTTGAACATCAACATGAGGACACTTGCGCGAAGGAAGCAAAGTGGTCGACTCGATGTTGATGAGTCGGAACGGGTGTACCGCTTGGCGCGGCTTTATCAGATTGCACTGAATCTCTTCGAGGATGCCAGCCTCGCCCGGCGCTGGTTCGCGGCACCCAAGGATATTTTCGGGGGCCAGACGCCGCTCAACTATGCGGACACCGAACCCGGCGCACAGGAAGTGGAAAAACAATTGCGCCGTTTGGAACACGGCGTCTTCTACTAA
- a CDS encoding RES family NAD+ phosphorylase yields the protein MPRAWRLVHKKYAASAFSGEGSRLAGGRWNSEGYPVVYTAGSLSLALLEIIVHLEFKKALQHYKAIPVDIPESELLAVDASRLPSGWNEPLPHSSTLLIGNRWLQDQGSAAMMVPSSIVPIESNFLLNPQHPGFGKLTIGTAIDLPLDPRVLNKLK from the coding sequence ATGCCCCGGGCCTGGCGACTCGTTCATAAAAAATATGCCGCATCCGCCTTCAGCGGCGAAGGCTCCCGGTTGGCAGGAGGCCGCTGGAACTCCGAAGGATACCCCGTCGTCTATACGGCGGGCTCCCTTTCGCTCGCCTTGCTCGAAATCATTGTCCACCTGGAATTCAAAAAGGCGCTGCAACACTACAAAGCCATCCCGGTTGACATTCCCGAAAGCGAACTGCTGGCCGTCGACGCCTCTAGACTCCCGTCCGGATGGAACGAACCGCTACCGCACTCCTCCACCCTGCTGATCGGCAACCGCTGGCTGCAGGATCAGGGTTCGGCGGCCATGATGGTGCCCAGCTCCATTGTTCCCATCGAATCAAACTTCCTGCTGAATCCGCAACATCCGGGCTTTGGCAAACTGACCATCGGAACCGCCATCGACCTGCCACTGGATCCCCGCGTTCTGAACAAACTGAAATAG
- a CDS encoding NHL repeat-containing protein, with protein sequence MKAIQLAVATALIGISAFASGYRVETQIGKDKLGFISQLAIGSDDSICVLENNGKVSRFNGDGSLAGTIETEMENTTAIAVSRNGNIHVFSTQTEVKKVKSGARMREVHVPVGVEHGVFDASGKKLKSNKLDNLKSAKAAKILDGKLVVADLTARALVFHDLETGKETARIKKGLRLCCGIFDFCEAPDRTVAVSNLGAFKVQRYDLNGNIVMEFGQRGRGLDDFQGCCNPVSAAYLPGGTILTVEKDPTRIKVYDAAGKNAKQIEGVEELVKGCSFIPTAVDSKGNIYLAANTKGYIVKCVK encoded by the coding sequence ATGAAAGCAATCCAATTGGCAGTTGCAACCGCATTAATCGGCATATCGGCCTTCGCCTCCGGCTACAGGGTCGAGACCCAGATCGGCAAGGACAAGCTTGGATTTATCAGCCAATTGGCGATTGGATCCGACGACTCGATCTGCGTCCTCGAAAACAACGGGAAAGTCTCCCGCTTCAACGGCGACGGTTCCCTTGCCGGAACCATCGAAACCGAAATGGAAAACACCACGGCCATTGCGGTTTCCCGGAACGGGAATATCCATGTGTTTTCAACACAGACCGAAGTGAAAAAGGTCAAGTCGGGAGCCCGCATGAGGGAAGTCCATGTTCCGGTTGGCGTTGAACACGGCGTATTCGATGCCTCGGGGAAAAAGCTGAAAAGCAACAAGCTTGATAACCTTAAATCAGCCAAGGCGGCGAAGATCCTGGATGGCAAACTGGTGGTGGCGGATCTCACGGCGCGCGCACTGGTTTTCCACGACCTGGAAACCGGCAAGGAAACCGCGCGGATCAAGAAGGGACTCCGCCTGTGTTGCGGCATCTTCGATTTTTGCGAAGCCCCCGACCGGACCGTGGCGGTCTCCAACCTCGGCGCGTTCAAGGTGCAGCGCTATGACCTGAACGGCAACATCGTTATGGAGTTCGGCCAGCGCGGGCGCGGCCTCGACGATTTCCAGGGATGCTGCAACCCGGTGAGCGCGGCCTACCTGCCCGGCGGCACCATCCTCACCGTTGAAAAAGATCCCACCCGCATCAAGGTCTACGATGCCGCCGGCAAAAACGCCAAGCAGATCGAAGGCGTTGAAGAACTCGTTAAAGGTTGCAGTTTCATCCCGACCGCCGTCGATAGCAAAGGCAACATCTACCTTGCCGCCAACACCAAGGGCTACATCGTCAAATGCGTAAAATAG
- a CDS encoding phosphate/phosphite/phosphonate ABC transporter substrate-binding protein yields the protein MRKIGLSLFALALAGCITRPTDPLALKIAVNDIYCTDTACFCVHDVAARGYTPTVDTLRAEHGIELEFTYFTEPYQLEEAILSGQFDGVLAKPWTALRLQRQAGAEFQRIADVLDPNDNRWLSGIVIVPADSPIQTLEELNGKHVYLGQSDAYEKHQAAKRLFELKGIKPAKVGTKASCSENIGVLLDEEADAAVISDYALSADCAVDFANPGDFRTLEHTERIPLTSLMLDMKRVGPPEAERLKKALLSISGSQADESLLGQGFVEPAPWNPPELEHTP from the coding sequence ATGCGTAAAATAGGACTCAGTCTTTTTGCACTGGCACTGGCCGGTTGCATCACCAGGCCCACCGATCCACTGGCCCTGAAGATTGCGGTCAACGACATCTACTGCACCGACACCGCCTGCTTCTGCGTGCACGATGTCGCCGCACGCGGCTACACCCCGACCGTGGACACGTTGAGAGCGGAACACGGCATCGAGCTGGAGTTCACCTACTTCACGGAACCCTACCAGCTGGAGGAGGCCATCCTGTCCGGCCAATTCGACGGTGTGCTTGCAAAACCGTGGACGGCCTTGCGCCTTCAAAGGCAGGCCGGAGCCGAATTCCAGCGCATCGCCGACGTGCTCGACCCCAACGATAACCGCTGGCTAAGCGGCATCGTGATCGTCCCGGCCGACTCCCCCATCCAAACCCTGGAGGAACTGAACGGGAAACACGTCTACCTCGGCCAATCCGACGCCTACGAAAAACACCAGGCCGCCAAACGGCTCTTCGAACTCAAAGGCATCAAGCCCGCAAAAGTAGGCACCAAGGCCAGCTGTTCCGAAAACATCGGGGTGCTGCTGGATGAGGAAGCCGATGCCGCCGTCATCAGCGACTACGCCCTCTCGGCCGACTGCGCCGTCGATTTCGCCAATCCCGGCGACTTCCGCACCCTCGAACACACCGAACGGATTCCACTGACCTCCTTGATGCTCGACATGAAACGCGTGGGTCCACCGGAGGCGGAACGCCTGAAAAAGGCTCTGCTTTCCATCTCGGGCAGCCAGGCCGACGAATCCCTGCTAGGCCAGGGTTTCGTGGAGCCCGCCCCCTGGAACCCACCAGAATTGGAGCACACGCCATGA
- a CDS encoding 4Fe-4S dicluster domain-containing protein, with the protein MKRRNHLRIVGQLLGISVLGGAAARIFSPPSEDAEFVAQGRRFAWQIIPGKCRHCGICETACVRKPSAVKALNDPKKCSNCVVCYGHITDTHIDSNKIDSEGDRVCPVNAVTRINFSGGADGMFLYAQDPKRCIGCGKCVKRCNHHGTESMFLAIRPDLCLGCNECAIALACPHDAIERIPRETVDDYLGDYWFDSTYMTGEGA; encoded by the coding sequence ATGAAGCGAAGAAACCATCTAAGGATCGTCGGCCAGCTGCTCGGCATCTCCGTGTTGGGCGGTGCAGCCGCGCGCATCTTTTCCCCACCCTCGGAAGATGCCGAATTCGTCGCCCAGGGGCGCCGTTTCGCCTGGCAGATCATTCCCGGAAAATGCCGGCATTGCGGCATCTGCGAGACGGCCTGCGTCCGCAAGCCTTCGGCCGTCAAGGCGCTCAACGATCCGAAAAAATGCTCCAACTGCGTAGTCTGCTACGGCCACATCACCGATACCCACATCGACTCCAACAAGATCGATTCCGAAGGCGACCGCGTTTGCCCGGTCAATGCCGTCACCCGCATCAACTTCAGCGGCGGCGCCGACGGCATGTTCCTCTATGCACAGGATCCCAAACGTTGCATCGGCTGCGGCAAATGCGTCAAGCGCTGCAACCACCACGGCACCGAATCGATGTTCCTCGCCATCCGGCCCGACCTGTGCCTCGGCTGCAACGAATGCGCGATTGCCCTGGCCTGCCCGCACGACGCCATCGAACGCATACCCCGCGAAACGGTCGACGACTACCTGGGCGACTACTGGTTCGATTCCACCTATATGACGGGGGAAGGCGCTTGA
- a CDS encoding 4Fe-4S binding protein → MIRILLILFLALAPIGATVAQESDECHRPPTQELADYKETYVPQEFHWESFGWEIADVIALAIMLAIGSLLSVRHLQRHWFTALAGIALLYFGIVRGGCICPVGATTNFFMGLAAPELIGKLVAVLFLLPLIAAFFFGRVFCSSACPLGAIQHLLSRKNGIQLPTLLNKILRLIPIALLIATAWGALRSGIFLACKLDVYKPIFFTGHAWFGQLADRVGEGSMEPGLLIVGNLLNWLVLLAVLALGIFIPRPFCRFACPYGVLLGFFSRVGLRKRHIDAESCFACVQCTRTCPVQAITADREKRNIKVSDFHCVQCGRCDVTCKADSFQSPSPYPETRFPNIGKN, encoded by the coding sequence TTGATCCGGATTTTGCTCATCCTCTTCCTTGCGCTCGCCCCGATCGGAGCAACGGTCGCCCAGGAATCCGACGAATGCCATCGTCCCCCGACACAGGAGTTGGCCGACTACAAGGAAACCTACGTTCCCCAGGAATTCCACTGGGAATCGTTTGGCTGGGAAATCGCCGACGTGATTGCGCTGGCCATCATGCTGGCCATTGGCAGCCTGCTCTCCGTACGGCACCTCCAGCGCCATTGGTTCACCGCACTGGCGGGCATTGCCCTGCTCTACTTCGGCATCGTCCGCGGCGGTTGCATCTGCCCGGTCGGCGCCACCACCAACTTTTTCATGGGTCTTGCCGCGCCCGAGTTGATTGGCAAGCTGGTGGCCGTCTTGTTCCTGCTGCCGCTGATCGCCGCATTTTTCTTTGGCCGCGTCTTTTGCTCGTCCGCCTGTCCGCTCGGCGCTATCCAGCACCTGCTCTCCCGCAAGAACGGCATCCAGCTCCCGACCCTCCTCAACAAGATCCTGCGGCTCATCCCCATTGCCCTGCTCATCGCCACTGCCTGGGGCGCATTGCGTAGCGGCATCTTCCTCGCCTGCAAGCTCGATGTCTACAAACCCATCTTTTTCACGGGCCACGCCTGGTTCGGGCAGCTCGCCGACCGCGTGGGCGAAGGCTCCATGGAACCGGGGCTGTTGATCGTCGGCAACCTGCTGAACTGGCTTGTCCTGCTGGCGGTACTGGCGCTGGGCATTTTCATCCCGCGCCCGTTCTGCCGCTTCGCCTGCCCCTACGGCGTCCTGCTCGGATTCTTTTCGAGGGTCGGGCTGCGCAAACGGCACATCGATGCCGAAAGCTGCTTCGCCTGTGTCCAGTGCACCAGGACCTGCCCCGTGCAAGCCATTACCGCCGACCGGGAAAAGCGCAACATCAAGGTTTCCGACTTCCACTGCGTCCAGTGCGGCCGTTGCGACGTAACCTGCAAGGCGGATTCCTTCCAAAGCCCCTCCCCCTATCCAGAGACACGCTTTCCGAACATCGGTAAGAACTAG